A DNA window from Thermosynechococcaceae cyanobacterium Okahandja contains the following coding sequences:
- the chlG gene encoding chlorophyll synthase ChlG translates to MTDTPESTTPPTEATAAARQLLGMKGAKSGETNIWKIRLQLMKPITWIPLIWGVVCGAASSGGFTWSLEDILKAATCMLLSGPLMAGYTQTLNDYYDREIDAINEPYRPIPSGAISLNQVRAQIIFLVVAGLGLAVLLDLWAAHPTLPVTKIALLGGFLAYIYSAPPLKLKKNGWLGNYALGASYIALPWWAGHALFGQLTPTIVVLTLIYSLAGLGIAIVNDFKSVEGDRQLGLASLPVMFGVGTAAWICVLMIDVFQLGIAGYLMTLHANLYAVILILLVIPQMVFQDMYFLRDPLKNDVKYQASAQPFLVLGMLVVGLALGHTLV, encoded by the coding sequence ATGACGGACACTCCTGAGTCAACAACACCACCGACGGAGGCAACGGCAGCGGCGCGGCAGCTTCTGGGCATGAAGGGCGCTAAAAGCGGCGAAACCAACATCTGGAAAATTCGCCTCCAGCTTATGAAGCCGATTACTTGGATTCCCCTGATCTGGGGGGTGGTGTGCGGAGCCGCTTCGTCGGGTGGCTTTACCTGGAGCCTCGAAGATATTCTCAAGGCCGCCACCTGTATGCTGCTCTCGGGGCCGTTGATGGCGGGCTATACCCAAACCCTCAACGATTACTACGATCGCGAGATTGATGCCATCAATGAGCCGTACCGCCCAATTCCCTCGGGAGCCATTTCCCTGAACCAAGTGCGGGCGCAAATTATTTTTCTGGTGGTGGCGGGTTTAGGCTTGGCCGTGCTGTTGGATCTGTGGGCGGCGCATCCCACCCTGCCGGTCACCAAAATTGCTCTGTTAGGGGGCTTTCTGGCCTATATTTATTCGGCACCGCCGCTGAAGCTGAAAAAGAACGGCTGGCTGGGGAACTACGCCTTGGGGGCAAGCTACATTGCCCTGCCGTGGTGGGCGGGTCATGCCCTCTTTGGTCAGTTAACCCCCACGATTGTGGTTTTGACGCTGATCTATAGCTTGGCGGGGTTGGGCATTGCCATTGTGAATGATTTCAAAAGTGTGGAGGGCGATCGCCAACTGGGGTTAGCCTCACTGCCGGTGATGTTTGGTGTGGGCACGGCGGCCTGGATTTGTGTCCTGATGATTGATGTTTTTCAGTTGGGGATTGCGGGCTACCTGATGACGCTCCATGCCAATCTTTACGCCGTGATTCTCATTTTGCTGGTGATTCCCCAAATGGTGTTTCAGGATATGTACTTTTTGCGGGATCCCCTCAAAAATGATGTCAAGTACCAAGCTAGCGCTCAGCCCTTTTTGGTGCTGGGGATGCTGGTGGTGGGGTTAGCGCTGGGGCATACCCTCGTTTAA